One segment of Carcharodon carcharias isolate sCarCar2 chromosome 16, sCarCar2.pri, whole genome shotgun sequence DNA contains the following:
- the pars2 gene encoding probable proline--tRNA ligase, mitochondrial isoform X2, protein MRIRKTGGGWIAKENYLFLGLIMEMAIHSYSRRVFNRMFCDFLHLHRSHYHHGRSKRLLISRLFQPMNLRENRVIGGCRSNELSCKSQRLMLQAGLIQPANTGCFHYLSFTVRAMEKLVRVIDEEMQSIGGQKVNMPSLTSASLWKTSERWDLLGKELFRLKDRHNMEYCLSPTHEEAVTELIAMQGNLSYKQLPLMLYQVTRKFRDEPKPRFGLLRGREFYMKDMYTFDVSEKAAMETYNLVSDAYSHIFERLGLQFVKVQADTGSIGGKMSHEFQLPAEIGEDRLLMCSDCHFAANVEAIMDAGTNCPQCHGKLRESKGIEVGHTFYLGTKYSYILGASYSNAENKPIATEMGCFGLGVTRILAASIEVLSTEDDIRWPSLLAPYQVCIISPKKGSKEELITDLSETLYDTLIDAVPQLRGEVLLDDRSHLTIGKRLKDASRLGYPYVVIAGKRVLENPPLFEVSCQNNGKTVFLTQEGVLDFLRNVKTA, encoded by the exons ATGCGCATTAGGAAGACTGGAGGCGGTTGGATAGCGAaggag AACTATTTATTTCTTGGACTTATAATGGAGATGGCAATCCATTCATATTCAAGACGAGTGTTCAACAGAATGTTCTGTGACTTCTTACACTTACACAGGTCCCATTATCACCATGGTAGGTCCAAGCGTCTATTGATCTCTCGTCTGTTTCAGCCTATGAATCTCCGCGAAAACAGAGTGATTGGGGGTTGCCGGTCCAATGAGCTTAGCTGCAAGAGCCAGAGACTGATGCTTCAGGCAGGCCTCATTCAACCAGCTAATACAGGGTGCTTTCACTATCTATCGTTTACAGTCCGAGCCATGGAGAAACTTGTCCGTGTGATTGATGAGGAAATGCAATCCATTGGGGGCCAGAAGGTGAATATGCCCAGCCTCACATCAGCGAGTCTGTGGAAGACCAGTGAACGTTGGGACCTCCTGGGGAAGGAACTCTTCAGACTGAAGGACAGGCATAACATGGAATACTGTTTAAGTCCAACACATGAGGAAGCGGTGACAGAGCTTATTGCCATGCAGGGTAATCTCTCATATAAACAGCTACCATTGATGCTGTACCAAGTGACGAGGAAATTCCGAGATGAGCCAAAGCCACGTTTTGGTTTGCTCCGTGGACGAGAGTTCTACATGAAGGACATGTACACGTTCGATGTCTCAGAGAAAGCTGCTATGGAGACCTATAACCTTGTTTCTGATGCTTATAGTCACATCTTTGAACGGTTGGGATTGCAGTTTGTAAAGGTGCAGGCAGACACAGGCAGTATTGGCGGTAAAATGTCTCATGAGTTTCAGCTGCCAGCAGAAATTGGGGAGGATCGCCTTTTAATGTGTTCTGACTGCCACTTTGCAGCCAATGTCGAAGCAATAATGGATGCTGGAACAAACTGTCCACAGTGTCATGGAAAGTTGAGAGAAAGTAAAGGCATTGAGGTGGGTCATACCTTTTACCTTGGGACCAAGTATTCATATATTTTAGGTGCCTCATATTCCAACGCTGAGAACAAGCCCATTGCAACTGAGATGGGCTGCTTTGGCCTTGGGGTCACACGAATACTAGCTGCATCCATAGAGGTTTTGTCGACTGAAGATGACATTCGCTGGCCAAGTCTCCTGGCCCCTTACCAGGTTTGCATCATTTCACCTAAGAAAGGCAGTAAGGAGGAACTGATCACGGATCTTTCGGAGACACTGTATGATACTTTAATAGATGCTGTCCCACAGCTTCGCGGAGAGGTGCTGTTGGATGACCGCAGTCATCTGACTATAGGCAAGAGATTGAAAGATGCCAGCCGTCTGGGTTACCCATACGTTGTCATTGCAGGGAAGAGGGTTTTGGAAAATCCACCTCTTTTTGAAGTCAGCTGCCAAAATAATGGAAAGACAGTCTTTCTCACGCAAGAAGGTGTCTTGGATTTTCTGAGAAATGTGAAGACTGCTTAG
- the ttc4 gene encoding tetratricopeptide repeat protein 4 has protein sequence MASGPPPGQDDGMDAFIDQFKEKKYKQGFNEDNWEEEFDKIPMFMKKAPEELDPLEHPELACIQTILYDEDQSPEELAKTYKNEGNHYFKEKNYKKAVISYTEGLKRKCSDSELNVILHTNRAAAQFYLGNNRSALNDVIAARKLKPNHLKAIIRGVLCHIELKNYSKAIAWCNEGLQCEPKEKQLVELRAKADKQKRVEERNVRKAKLKEKKERVQADVLLKVIKERQIKLFEPPELSSQNSDDGDGDDKEDDRVLRTLFDGINSENGIVVHLDENGNLNWPVLFLYPEYEQMDFISAFHEDTRFIDHLFVMFGENFPPWDTEKKYKPNNLELYFEDEQREDLFQVDPTCTLRQVLSHDRYVVKAGNPRILILVRGSSFSRDFLSGKKLQAN, from the exons ATGGCCTCTGGTCCACCCCCGGGGCAAGATGATGGCATGGATGCGTTCATCGACCAGTTCAAGGAGAAGAAGTATAAACAAGGCTTCAACGAAGATAACTGGGAGGAG GAGTTTGACAAGATTCCAATGTTTATGAAAAAGGCACCCGAAGAACTTGATCCTTTGGAGCATCCAGAGCTTGCCTGCATCCAGACAATATTGTATGATGAGGATCAATCTCCAGAAG AGCTTGCAAAAACATACAAGAATGAAGGAAATCATTACTTCAAGGAAAAGAATTATAAGAAAGCTGTCATCTCCTACACCGAGGGGCTGAAGCGAAAATGCAGTGACTCTGAGCTGAATGTTATACTCCATACGAACAGAGCTGCAGCACAATTTTACTTGG GTAATAATCGATCTGCACTAAATGATGTGATTGCAGCTCGGAAACTGAAACCAAATCATCTGAAAGCAATAATTAGAG GTGTCCTTTGCCATATTGAGCTGAAAAATTACAGCAAGGCAATAGCATGGTGCAATGAGGGCCTCCAATGTGAACCCAAAGAGAAGCAACTTGTTGAATTGAGAGCCAAAGCTGATAAACAGAAG CGGGTTGAAGAGCGTAATGTAAGGAAAGCAAAGTTAAAGGAGAAGAAGGAACGGGTGCAAGCAGATGTGTTACTGAAGGTTATCAAG GAGAGGCAGATCAAGTTGTTTGAGCCTCCGGAATTGTCCAGTCAAAAttctgatgatggtgatggtgatgataagGAAGATGACAGAGTACTAAGAACACTGTTTGATGGCATAAACTCTGAGAATGGCATTGTTGTACACTTGGATGAAAATGGCAACTTAAATTGGCCTGTACTGTTTCTGTATCCTGAGTATGAACAAATGGATTTCATCTCGGCCTTTCACGAAGACACCCG GTTTATTGATCATTTATTTGTGATGTTTGGTGAGAACTTTCCCCCTTGGGATACAGAAAAAAAATATAAGCCAAATAATTTGGAG CTatattttgaagatgagcaaAGAGAGGATTTGTTCCAAGTGGACCCCACATGCACCCTGCGGCAAGTGCTGAGTCATGACCG ATATGTTGTGAAGGCTGGTAATCCAAGAATCCTAATTCTGGTTAGAGGTTCGTCATTCTCTAGGGACTTTTTATCGGGAAAGAAACTTCaagcaaattga
- the pars2 gene encoding probable proline--tRNA ligase, mitochondrial isoform X1, with protein METATGNNRLPKAPRTIHALQITKTVLAAVHVSLWDLRSLTFTTYCAITVAGKNYLFLGLIMEMAIHSYSRRVFNRMFCDFLHLHRSHYHHGRSKRLLISRLFQPMNLRENRVIGGCRSNELSCKSQRLMLQAGLIQPANTGCFHYLSFTVRAMEKLVRVIDEEMQSIGGQKVNMPSLTSASLWKTSERWDLLGKELFRLKDRHNMEYCLSPTHEEAVTELIAMQGNLSYKQLPLMLYQVTRKFRDEPKPRFGLLRGREFYMKDMYTFDVSEKAAMETYNLVSDAYSHIFERLGLQFVKVQADTGSIGGKMSHEFQLPAEIGEDRLLMCSDCHFAANVEAIMDAGTNCPQCHGKLRESKGIEVGHTFYLGTKYSYILGASYSNAENKPIATEMGCFGLGVTRILAASIEVLSTEDDIRWPSLLAPYQVCIISPKKGSKEELITDLSETLYDTLIDAVPQLRGEVLLDDRSHLTIGKRLKDASRLGYPYVVIAGKRVLENPPLFEVSCQNNGKTVFLTQEGVLDFLRNVKTA; from the coding sequence AACTATTTATTTCTTGGACTTATAATGGAGATGGCAATCCATTCATATTCAAGACGAGTGTTCAACAGAATGTTCTGTGACTTCTTACACTTACACAGGTCCCATTATCACCATGGTAGGTCCAAGCGTCTATTGATCTCTCGTCTGTTTCAGCCTATGAATCTCCGCGAAAACAGAGTGATTGGGGGTTGCCGGTCCAATGAGCTTAGCTGCAAGAGCCAGAGACTGATGCTTCAGGCAGGCCTCATTCAACCAGCTAATACAGGGTGCTTTCACTATCTATCGTTTACAGTCCGAGCCATGGAGAAACTTGTCCGTGTGATTGATGAGGAAATGCAATCCATTGGGGGCCAGAAGGTGAATATGCCCAGCCTCACATCAGCGAGTCTGTGGAAGACCAGTGAACGTTGGGACCTCCTGGGGAAGGAACTCTTCAGACTGAAGGACAGGCATAACATGGAATACTGTTTAAGTCCAACACATGAGGAAGCGGTGACAGAGCTTATTGCCATGCAGGGTAATCTCTCATATAAACAGCTACCATTGATGCTGTACCAAGTGACGAGGAAATTCCGAGATGAGCCAAAGCCACGTTTTGGTTTGCTCCGTGGACGAGAGTTCTACATGAAGGACATGTACACGTTCGATGTCTCAGAGAAAGCTGCTATGGAGACCTATAACCTTGTTTCTGATGCTTATAGTCACATCTTTGAACGGTTGGGATTGCAGTTTGTAAAGGTGCAGGCAGACACAGGCAGTATTGGCGGTAAAATGTCTCATGAGTTTCAGCTGCCAGCAGAAATTGGGGAGGATCGCCTTTTAATGTGTTCTGACTGCCACTTTGCAGCCAATGTCGAAGCAATAATGGATGCTGGAACAAACTGTCCACAGTGTCATGGAAAGTTGAGAGAAAGTAAAGGCATTGAGGTGGGTCATACCTTTTACCTTGGGACCAAGTATTCATATATTTTAGGTGCCTCATATTCCAACGCTGAGAACAAGCCCATTGCAACTGAGATGGGCTGCTTTGGCCTTGGGGTCACACGAATACTAGCTGCATCCATAGAGGTTTTGTCGACTGAAGATGACATTCGCTGGCCAAGTCTCCTGGCCCCTTACCAGGTTTGCATCATTTCACCTAAGAAAGGCAGTAAGGAGGAACTGATCACGGATCTTTCGGAGACACTGTATGATACTTTAATAGATGCTGTCCCACAGCTTCGCGGAGAGGTGCTGTTGGATGACCGCAGTCATCTGACTATAGGCAAGAGATTGAAAGATGCCAGCCGTCTGGGTTACCCATACGTTGTCATTGCAGGGAAGAGGGTTTTGGAAAATCCACCTCTTTTTGAAGTCAGCTGCCAAAATAATGGAAAGACAGTCTTTCTCACGCAAGAAGGTGTCTTGGATTTTCTGAGAAATGTGAAGACTGCTTAG